CCGGCGAAGATCGGCGCGAAGCTGAAGGAGGCCACGCCGCTCTTGGTGGTGGCGGTCAGGGCCGGCAGGTCGTAGCCGTGCGGGCCGTGCGGCACGAGGGTGACGGTCACGCCCGAATCGGTGCGCGGGGCGCCGTCGGGGCCGAGGAGGCGGACCTGCACGGTCGTCGTCTGGCCGGCCGTGATCTGCGCGGGGTTGGCGGCGACGACCTGCACCGTCCCGCGCGGCTGGACGGCGAAGCTCGCGGACGCGCCGAGGACGGCGCCGCCCGGCACGCTGGCCGAGAGCGTCACCTGGCCGGGCGCGGCGAGGCGCAACTGGCCGGCCGCGCCGCTGCCGCTAATCAGCACGGAGCTTTGCGTCAGACTGGCGCCCGGGCCGGACGCGCTCAACCGAACGGGGAACCGCTCCGGCCGCAGGTTGCCGTCCGTGCCCCGCACGGCCACGGTCAGCGCGGCCGCGTCGCCGGCCGTGCGCGGGAGCGGGTCCGGGCCGGCCGGCGCCCCGTCAACCGTCAGCTCCAGGCTGCCCACCGGCTGCTCGACGGCCTGCACCTGGGCGGAGGCGGCCGCGAGCGACCCGGACCGGGCCGTCAGGCGGTAGGTGCCCGCCGCGTCGAGCGTCACGGTGAACGTGGCCCAGCCGCCGCTGTCGTTCGCCGTCAGCGTGCGGGTCTGGCCGTCCGGCCCCGTCACGTCGAGCGCGACGGCGCGGCCCTTGTCCACGGCGTCCAGGGCGCCCGCGCTGTCGAGCACGGCGACGGCCGCCGTGAAGGGCGTGCCGCGCAGCACGACGGGCGGCAGGCCATCGCCGAACACGAGCTTTGCGGGCTTGTGCACCTTAACCGTCACGGTGCGCGTCGCCTGGGTGCCGGGGACCGTGGCCGTGACCTTGGCCGTGCCGGGCGTCGTGGCGGTGAAGGTCCCGTTCGACGTGATGGTGCCGCCCGTCGCCGACCACGTGACCGTCGAGGGGATGAGGTAGGTGGCGGCGTCGTGGCCCCAGGCCTGGAACGTGACGCGGTCGCCGACATTGACCTCGGTGCGCGACGCGTCGACGTTCACGTACGCGACGGCGCGGTTGCCCTGGGCGCGGACGGCCGTGTCCGGGACGGCGAGCAGCCGCTCAAGGATCACCGCGGCTTCCGCGCGCGTGACGGTGTCCTGCGGGCGGAAGCCGGCGCTGTCCCCCTTCATGACGCCCAGCGCGTGGGCGATGGAGACGGCCCCGCGCGCCCAGGCGGGCACGGAGGCGGCGTCGCGGTAGGGGAGGGCGGCGTTGCGGAGATCCTGGGCGACGCGGTCGAGGCCCAGCGAGCGCACGGCGACCACGGCCGTCATGGCGCGCGTGACGGGATCCTGCGGCGCGAAGCGGTCCTTCGCCACGCCGAGGAGCAGGCCGTTGGCGGCGGCCGCTTCCGCTTCCTCGAAGAACCACTGGCCGGGTTTCACGTCGCTGTAGCGCGGGCCGACGCCGTCCATCGGCACCTGCTTCAGCCGCACGAAGAGCGCAGCCATCTCCGCGCGCGTCAGGGGCCGGCCGGGGGCGAAGTGGTTCGCGTCGACGCCGACCATCAGGCCGCGCTGGCGCAGGTCCAGGATGGCGGGCAGGGCCCAGCCGTACCGGTGAGCGTCGACATCGACGTACGGGGAAGCGTTGGATGCCGCCCGCACGGCGGCCGTGGGCGGCAGCGCGGCGCCGGCGGCGAGGAGCAGCCCGAGAGCGGCTGCCGCGAACCGGCGTCCGAGGGCGTGAACGTGCATCGTCTCGACAACCTCCTTGGATACGAAGGAGGTTGTATGCGGCCCGTCTCCGGTCCTGGCATGAATGGCGATTGTAACCGGAATGACAATTTTTTGTTAGAAATTGGAGAGGCCCTTGCCGGGGGCGGTGGGAAGCCGGGCGGCGTCTGTCAGAAGCTGGGCGGCGTCATGGAGAAGATCACGCGCGCTTCCACGGAGCCGATGTTCGTCATCCGGTGGGGGACGCCCCTCGGGATCAGGATGCTGTCCCCGGTGCGCAGGCGGAACACCTGGTCGCCCCACTCGAACTTCACCGTGCCCTTCAGGACGACGGTGACCTCGTCCGCGTTGTGAGCGAACGGGCGGGCCGACGTGGACTGGCCCGGGCGGAGGCGGACCTCCGCCATCAGCAGCTTGTCGCTGTCCCGCGGGCTGAGGATCTCGTAGACGGCCTCCGAAGACGGCAGGGAGAGGCGCGGGCGGTCCGCTGCGCGCATGACGACGCCCTCTTGGTTGGACGGCTCCTGAAAGAAGGTGACGACCGGAACCTCGAGGGCGTCGGCCAGAGCGCGCAACGTGTGCAAAGAAGGCGTCGCAAGCCCTCTTTCCACCTGGCTGATGAGAGACGGCGTCACGCCCGTGCGCTCTGCAAGATCTTTCAGCAAAAGACCCTTTCGCGTACGGATCTGCCGGATCTTTTGCCCCACGGAGGCGACGATCGATTCCGTCTCTTCCCGCCTGACGGCCAGAGGAACGTCCCGCCTTCCAAGACCAGCCGAGGGTGGGAAACGGCCGGATGAATTGGAACGTCTACTCGATTCGCCATGGCCGGTCCAGTTCCTTCCTGCCGCGGAGCCTTTGGGCGGACGTAAAGGACATTGAAACGGCGCGTGGAATTCCATGCCACGCGTTTGGAGTGAGCAGCATGATCGTCGTGGAAGAGGCTCGTTCGCTGGCCGACCTGAACGCCGCCGAGCGATTGCAGGCCGAGACGTGGGGACCTTCTGTCGCGGTCCCCGCCGAGATGATGCTCGTGGCGGCGGAGACGGGCGGCACGGTGGTCGTCGCGCGCGATGACGGCCAGGTCGTCGGCTTCTGCATGGGCGTCGCGGCGTGGGACGGACGGACGGCGTGGATGTGGTCGCACATGGCGGCCGTCGACCCGCGCTACCAGAGCCGGGGCGTGGGGGCGGCGCTGAAGTTCCGGCAGCGGGAGATCGCGCGGGCACGCGGGTACCGCGTCATCACCTGGACGTTCGACCCGCTGGAGGCGGGGAACGCCAACTTCAACCTCGTTAAACTGGGCGCCGTCGCGCGCGTCTACCTGCCGAACCACTACGGCCAGATGAACGACCGGCTCAACCGCGGCCTGCCGTCGGATCGGCTGCTGGCCGAGTGGTGGGTGGGAGGCGAAGCGGCGGGCCCGGAGCCGGTCGAGGTCGAGGATGCGGCGCCGGTCGTGTTCCTCGCCGCACGGAC
The DNA window shown above is from Clostridia bacterium and carries:
- a CDS encoding S-layer homology domain-containing protein translates to MHVHALGRRFAAAALGLLLAAGAALPPTAAVRAASNASPYVDVDAHRYGWALPAILDLRQRGLMVGVDANHFAPGRPLTRAEMAALFVRLKQVPMDGVGPRYSDVKPGQWFFEEAEAAAANGLLLGVAKDRFAPQDPVTRAMTAVVAVRSLGLDRVAQDLRNAALPYRDAASVPAWARGAVSIAHALGVMKGDSAGFRPQDTVTRAEAAVILERLLAVPDTAVRAQGNRAVAYVNVDASRTEVNVGDRVTFQAWGHDAATYLIPSTVTWSATGGTITSNGTFTATTPGTAKVTATVPGTQATRTVTVKVHKPAKLVFGDGLPPVVLRGTPFTAAVAVLDSAGALDAVDKGRAVALDVTGPDGQTRTLTANDSGGWATFTVTLDAAGTYRLTARSGSLAAASAQVQAVEQPVGSLELTVDGAPAGPDPLPRTAGDAAALTVAVRGTDGNLRPERFPVRLSASGPGASLTQSSVLISGSGAAGQLRLAAPGQVTLSASVPGGAVLGASASFAVQPRGTVQVVAANPAQITAGQTTTVQVRLLGPDGAPRTDSGVTVTLVPHGPHGYDLPALTATTKSGVASFSFAPIFAGAYGFRATASGFTPGDASGVLTVVPAPLAQLTVHAAPSTILAPGQSVSIYAALADRYGNAIAAPFQLRVRAGGGSGTLGGSLSGALSGAVADGLDAQATLAGPGTAATFAAGAAGARTLTFSSPDHPQLAPVSVTFRVVQRPADVVAGKGLWLMFGDWKAVDDDQIVRRAVQGGYTHIYLEIATSGDGFYGRRALDQLMWKVHNAGIAFIAWVYPDLRNPQYDTAWSRDVIAYATPEGDRPDAFAPDIEEVLDPATVQAYAAAARAALGPDGRFVAITYPPQSRPDYPFRQLAPYVDAFAPMSYWHHRVREYTFADAYRYVADSVRQLRQLAGADVPVSVIGQTYDMFASGGKGIYSPTPLELEGAWRAAVDTGAIGLSFYRWGTTTDEEWAAMDALQLPPDGGAGAPGVARR
- a CDS encoding helix-turn-helix transcriptional regulator produces the protein MLKDLAERTGVTPSLISQVERGLATPSLHTLRALADALEVPVVTFFQEPSNQEGVVMRAADRPRLSLPSSEAVYEILSPRDSDKLLMAEVRLRPGQSTSARPFAHNADEVTVVLKGTVKFEWGDQVFRLRTGDSILIPRGVPHRMTNIGSVEARVIFSMTPPSF
- a CDS encoding GNAT family N-acetyltransferase encodes the protein MIVVEEARSLADLNAAERLQAETWGPSVAVPAEMMLVAAETGGTVVVARDDGQVVGFCMGVAAWDGRTAWMWSHMAAVDPRYQSRGVGAALKFRQREIARARGYRVITWTFDPLEAGNANFNLVKLGAVARVYLPNHYGQMNDRLNRGLPSDRLLAEWWVGGEAAGPEPVEVEDAAPVVFLAARTREDGFAEPATGSAAAPGPGTGAEGAAGPGEVAAGAESGEAAAGPLIKPVRAPEAPLWPAGPWRRGIIEIPLRFQAIKAADMDLARAWRKASAAAFQNAFAMGARVRSFHRDPAAGVGRYELILGGAKR